From the genome of Spinacia oleracea cultivar Varoflay chromosome 2, BTI_SOV_V1, whole genome shotgun sequence, one region includes:
- the LOC110796789 gene encoding E3 ubiquitin-protein ligase RSL1: METPSPLIVQKNLPQFYKTLKPESTSISSKFEPIDLEKPQFHPSSSSLGNKTADNHQKFVSDVLIFQVNDRHYGKFKNKASSSTARNVVIDLNDDNYGGKGGGAVLVVDDDDDCIFVKREKSSTPKGNNKKDPICIEEFKELKPKLGKNFSIGIHDFNSVQCVDDYDDDNDEIRIINVKPSSSTFSLSTRKRRKPFSGPSVSEIGESSGSKFEGNDEMVSEIDDPIEMTFLCEICADSKPQKEAFSIKGCSHSYCSDCMKTYVASKLQDGVSLINCPAPSCSGVLEPEYCREILPFEVFVRWGNLLCESVILASQKFYCPFKDCSALLVDDGSEKVTMSECPSCFRMFCAQCRVGWHAGIECAEYQSLSKDERDKDDIMLRKLAKSKNWQRCPKCKYYVEKSEGCLYMKCRCGVAFCYNCGSINTDHRYHNCKKCGR, from the exons ATGGAAACCCCAAGCCCTTTAATCGTTCAGAAGAATTTACCCCAATTttacaaaaccctaaaaccAGAATCAACCTCAATTTCGTCCAAATTCGAACCCATTGATTTAGAGAAACCACAATTTCACCCCTCATCTTCTTCGCTCGGCAACAAAACGGCGGATAATCATCAAAAATTTGTAAGTGATGTTCTAATTTTTCAAGTAAATGATCGTCATTATGGTAAATTCAAGAACAAAGCTAGTTCTTCTACAGCTAGAAATGTAGTGATTGATTTGAACGACGACAATTATGGCGGTAAGGGTGGGGGTGCTGTtcttgttgttgatgatgatgatgattgtaTTTttgtgaagagagagaaaagttcTACGCCTAAGGGGAATAATAAGAAAGACCCAATTTGTATTGAGGAATTTAAAGAATTGAAGCCTAAATTGGGGAAGAATTTTTCGATTggtattcatgattttaattcaGTACAATGTGTTGATGATtatgatgatgataatgatgaaaTTAGGATTATTAATGTGAAACCTTCCTCCTCTACGTTTTCACTTTCGACTAGAAAGAGGAGAAAGCCCTTTAGTGGTCCTTCAGTTAGTGAAATTGGTGAATCTTCTGGGTCAAAATTCGAGGGAAATGATGAAATGGTGTCTGAAATTGATGATCCCATTGAAATGACGTTTCTTTGTGAAATATGTGCTGATTCTAAGCCCCAAAAGGAGGCTTTTAGTATAAAGGGTTGCTCTCACTCATATTGCTCTGATTGTATGAAAACTTATGTTGCTTCGAAGCTCCAAGATGGAGTTTCTTTGATTAATTGCCCGGCTCCTAGTTGCTCTGGTGTGTTAGAGCCGGAATATTGCAGGGAGATTCTCCCATTTGAGGTTTTTGTTCGTTGGGGAAATCTTTTGTGTGAGTCGGTCATACTGGCCTCGCAGAAGTTCTATTGCCCGTTTAAAGATTGTTCGGCATTGTTGGTTGATGATGGGAGTGAGAAGGTAACAATGTCTGAATGCCCAAGTTGCTTTAGAATGTTTTGCGCGCAGTGTAGGGTTGGGTGGCATGCAGGGATTGAGTGTGCTGAGTATCAGTCTCTGAGTAAGGATGAGAGAGACAAGGATGATATCATGTTGAGGAAACTTGCTAAGAGTAAGAATTGGCAAAGGTGTCCAAAGTGCAAGTACTATGTAGAGAAGTCAGAGGGTTGTCTCTATATGAAATGCAG GTGTGGAGTTGCTTTTTGTTACAACTGTGGATCCATCAATACAGACCATAGATACCACAACTGTAAAAAATGCGGGCGTTAA
- the LOC110796797 gene encoding uncharacterized mitochondrial protein AtMg00810-like produces the protein MESIKEAQTFLSSQFYMKDMGELRYFIGIEVDKPKEGTFISQEKYVMDLFTEYGPQGCKPLKLPMDSHVSLTPEAGDPLPHPKPYQKLVGKLIYLTITRPDIAFIVHVLSKFMHSPTSAHLQAAKRLLRYLSSSPDQGILLANTYVATLTAYGDNDWAGCPSTRRSTSGFCILLGQSTISWKSKRQFVVSRSSAEAEYRSMPITKQLLKDLGLTNLGTTPLFCDNQAALAIAANPVHHERTKHVDIDCHFIKDKTTYGVISPTHVPSKHQIADVFTKLLSSAQHKHLLSKLGVCSSSSLSA, from the exons ATGGAGTCCATCAAGGAGGCACAAACATTTCTCTCCTCTCAATTTTACATGAAAGACATGGGTGAGTTGAGATACTTCATTGGAATTGAGGTTGACAAACCCAAGGAAGGTACTTTTATCTCTCAGGAGAAGTATGTGATGGATCTCTTCACTGAGTATGGTCCACAAGGGTGTAAACCTTTAAAACTGCCAATGGACAGTCATGTATCTCTCACTCCAGAAGCTGGTGATCCTCTACCTCACCCTAAACCATATCAAAAACTAGTAGGGAAGCTAATCTATCTTACTATAACTAGACCAGACATTGCATTCATTGTACATGTCCTTAGCAAGTTTATGCATTCCCCTACTTCAGCTCACCTTCAAGCAGCTAAAAGGTTGCTAAGGTACCTATCTTCCTCTCCTGATCAGGGTATACTCCTAGCCAACACATATGTTGCTACTCTAACTGCATACGGTGATAATGATTGGGCTGGGTGTCCATCCACAAGAAGATCCACTTCTGGTTTCTGCATTCTCCTTGGTCAATCTACCATCTCTTGGAAGTCTAAAAGGCAATTTGTGGTGTCCAGATCCTCTGCAGAAGCAGAATACAGGTCCATGCCCATCACT aaacaaCTTCTCAAAGACCTTGGTCTCACAAATCTTGGTACCACTCCACTGTTCTGTGACAACCAAGCTGCCTTAGCCATTGCTGCAAACCCTGTTCACCATGAGAGAACTAAACATGTGGACATAGATTGTCATTTCATCAAAGACAAAACTACATATGGTGTTATTTCTCCAACTCATGTTCCCTCTAAACACCAGATAGCTGATGTCTTCACAAAACTTCTGAGTTCTGCTCAACACAAGCACCTTCTTTCCAAGCTGGGAGTGTGCTCATCATCATCACTCTCAGCTTGA